One genomic region from Stutzerimonas decontaminans encodes:
- a CDS encoding YqaA family protein, whose protein sequence is MVSFSGYLGLFLAAFGAATLLPMQSEAVLAGLLLSERYTVWALVAVASLGNVLGSLVNWLLGRYVEHFRHKRWFPVNERQMAKAQHSYHRYGRWTLLLSWVPVIGDPLTLVAGVMREPLWSFLLIVTLAKTSRYLMVMGLTLGWM, encoded by the coding sequence ATGGTGTCGTTTTCCGGCTATCTCGGCCTTTTTCTTGCAGCGTTCGGTGCTGCCACGCTGCTACCCATGCAGTCCGAGGCGGTACTCGCCGGTCTTCTTCTTTCGGAGCGGTACACGGTCTGGGCATTGGTTGCCGTGGCCAGCCTGGGCAATGTGCTGGGCTCGCTGGTGAACTGGTTGCTCGGTCGTTACGTCGAGCACTTTCGCCACAAGCGCTGGTTTCCGGTCAACGAGCGCCAAATGGCGAAGGCGCAGCACAGCTATCACCGCTACGGCCGCTGGACCTTGCTGCTCAGCTGGGTGCCGGTCATCGGTGACCCGTTGACCCTGGTCGCCGGGGTGATGCGTGAGCCGTTATGGAGTTTTCTGCTTATCGTCACGCTGGCGAAGACTTCGCGTTACCTGATGGTGATGGGGCTGACGCTTGGCTGGATGTGA